The genomic window ACCTTTTTGAGCACCTGATGTTTAAGGGAACAACCACTTATCCCACCGGCGTTTTCGATCGTGAGATGGAAAAACTCGGTACACAGACCAATGCAGCCACCTGGGTGGATTGGACTTTTTATATGCAGACGCTGGCAGCACGGGCCGATAACCTGCAGACCATCATCGATTTTGAAGCTGATCGAATGGTTAATTTGGTGGTTGATGAAGAAACTTTTCGTTCCGAGCTCGAAGTCGTTAAAAACGAAAGACGCATGGTCGTCGACGATTCAGTGGGTGGAACCATCAGTGAAGCTGTATTTAAAACGGTTTTCCAAAAACACTCCTACCGGTGGCCGACGATTGGTTACATGGAGCACCTTGATGCGACAAGTGTTGACGAACTCCGAGACTTTTACAGAGCCTTCTACGCACCCAACAACGCAACGCTTGTGGTTGCCGGTGATTTAGATTGTGAAGACTTCCTAACTCGGGTGGCAAAGGCTTATGGCCCGTTGAAGTCCCAAGATGTGACGCGGCCATCGCGTTTACCTGAGCCAGAGCAAACCGCCCCGCGCAACGAGGTCCTTCATTTGGAAGTTTCGGCGCCGCAAGTGGTCATGGCTTTTCAAGCACCGGCTCAATCTACCGATGGGTTTGCCGCCTGCGAAATTCTCAGTGAAATTTTGGTTTCTGGTGAAAGTTCAAGGCTTTATCGGCGGCTCGTGATTGAAGAAAAAATCGCGTTAGACGTTTCGGGTTACCTTGCGCCCTTTTCCGACCCAGGGTTGTTTGAAATTGGTGTGCAGGGCCGTCCTGGCAGCGACCCTGAGCGAATCGTTGAAGTGGTTCAGGAAGAACTTCAACGGCTCGGGGCAGACGGTGTTTTAGAGACAGAGTGTTCTAAGGCTCGTAACACGCTCGAGCTTAGTTTGCTCTTGGGGCTTAAGGATGCAGACGGTTGCGCAGAGGCCCTGGGCCACTTTGAAACCAATTTTGGCGATTTCACGCTGGGTTTTAAAGCCATGGGCCGCTGGGAAAGAGTTTCCAACGATGCTGTCGTTGATGTAGCCCGAGAGATCTTTCAAGTTCAAAAACGCTCGGTTGTAACGGCTGTGCCACGGGAGTCTGCAGCATGAGTGAAACAACCAACGGGATTTGCCGGGAAGATTTCGCCGGCGCCACCATCATCACCATCGAAGATGCAAGCTTACCTGTTGTGCGCTGGGTAGCGGCTGCTCCAGGTGGATCCTCACTTGATCCGACGGGAAAATCCGGCACCCTATCCATGACCATGGATTTGATGCTGCGCGGAACCCAGGACAAGTCCCGAGAGATTTTTAGTCAGCACCTAGAAGGTCTTGGTTCTTCTCTTTCCGCTTTGGGCGGCAATGAGTTGGCCATGTTTCGCGGCTTAAGCTTAAAAAGAAACCTGGCTGAAACTCTTGGCTTAATGCGCGAAGTGATGCTTGAGCCTGAGCTTAGCGAGGAAGAGTTTGAGATTCTGCGAGAGGAAACCATCGATGATATCGTTTCCATTCCAGACGACGATGGGAGTCTTTGCGGCGTCTTTTGGCGGCGGGCTCTTTATGGAGAGCACCCTCTTTCAAGAATGCCTTCGGGAGAGATTGGTGAACTCTTAAACCTGACTCTCGATGATGTGAAAGCGATGCATCAAAAGGTTTTTGAACAAGGCAGGCTTTTGTGGGTCTTCAGTGGGGATATAACGCCCGCAGAGGCGCGGCAGGCCGTGGAATCTGTTTATTCGACCAGTACCCCTCGAGAATACCTTCAGACCTCTGCCGAGCCTGTAGCTTCCAGAGAGTCGCCTCATATTGTGGTGATCGATAAGCCAGACCGCGTGCAAG from Deltaproteobacteria bacterium includes these protein-coding regions:
- a CDS encoding insulinase family protein; translation: MMQSDDTASFRLSAEKASINSGFAVQLDQDYRYNSQLCAARFRLDNGLTIIFMPDRRAKLFAYQTWFRVGSRDENPTRTGLAHLFEHLMFKGTTTYPTGVFDREMEKLGTQTNAATWVDWTFYMQTLAARADNLQTIIDFEADRMVNLVVDEETFRSELEVVKNERRMVVDDSVGGTISEAVFKTVFQKHSYRWPTIGYMEHLDATSVDELRDFYRAFYAPNNATLVVAGDLDCEDFLTRVAKAYGPLKSQDVTRPSRLPEPEQTAPRNEVLHLEVSAPQVVMAFQAPAQSTDGFAACEILSEILVSGESSRLYRRLVIEEKIALDVSGYLAPFSDPGLFEIGVQGRPGSDPERIVEVVQEELQRLGADGVLETECSKARNTLELSLLLGLKDADGCAEALGHFETNFGDFTLGFKAMGRWERVSNDAVVDVAREIFQVQKRSVVTAVPRESAA
- a CDS encoding insulinase family protein, with protein sequence MSETTNGICREDFAGATIITIEDASLPVVRWVAAAPGGSSLDPTGKSGTLSMTMDLMLRGTQDKSREIFSQHLEGLGSSLSALGGNELAMFRGLSLKRNLAETLGLMREVMLEPELSEEEFEILREETIDDIVSIPDDDGSLCGVFWRRALYGEHPLSRMPSGEIGELLNLTLDDVKAMHQKVFEQGRLLWVFSGDITPAEARQAVESVYSTSTPREYLQTSAEPVASRESPHIVVIDKPDRVQVQLRVGHMVVSGEHEDVDPLWLGSTAFGGTFTSPLTHEIREVRGWSYFAATEFRRQRRTPSPMVMHTAPAQEDLVDCLKLEWELFTGLADGKLDHDDIERARQYILGRYPLSIATASDRMVPALYLELLGKPAHDIYALP